Within Styela clava chromosome 8, kaStyClav1.hap1.2, whole genome shotgun sequence, the genomic segment tacgggaggctcttggctagtcttcgaactgataataggactaaaataaggaaaattggaaaaaaattatagcctaaccctaacctgttacccattctacgttccgatgtccgccatcttggttcgcatacttcgggagcacctatcCGACTGCcctctgtatatatatatttgttcatAATTCTCAGAGTGCGACAAAGCCGCTGATATTGTGATTGTTGTCGATTCTTCTGGTTCAATCACGAGAACCGACTACGGAAAAATGAAGCACTTCATAGCAAACGTTATTGGGTGAGTTTGGTGTGATCATTTTCCCTACACGGCgctttcttttattttaaatgaggcgtttcggccacgagagaccgtggtctgaaaaaaatagaagttgcctcatcaacacgacaTAGATTGTACCAAACttttgcaatgacaattcaaagaactcctaaataaattgtgaaatttcaggttTGCTTCGGTCTCGGGCCTGCAAAGTTAGTTtattagtcgggctcgggtcgaGTCGGGTTTAATACGCAAGGGCCTGGGTCGGGTtgggctggaatttttgggcaCGATCTTACCTCTACTCTGGACTAGCGGCCAGACCTATCGGTAAGAAATAATTCTCAAAACACGCGTTTAGTTCATATCAAAGTCTACTCAATTTTTACCTAAGCAGGTATGTCCCTTGCCGTTTGGGGTATTGTATGTGCGCaagacaaaattttattttaaaataatgaagcCCTGGTAATTCTCTTTTTAATTATAAACGTTGAAGTGTCtatctttgaaaaaaaaaaaatttttgtttttcttgtagtttttccctcGCATGAGAAAAGTAGTGTGCCACAGATATGTTTTTGTGCCACAAAAGTGGGCCACAGAAGaataaaggttgagaaccactgtcacTCTAGAAATATgtaacaaaattaatttaaaatttccagATCTTTTGAAGACGACAAGGTTCAATTCTCAGCTGTCCGATTTGCAACAAATGTGGACACCAGAAACAAAATACTGTTTGGAGAGTATGGCATAAATGATATGGTGGAAAAGGTTGAGCTACTTCCGGGTCCAGGAGGAAGTAAGTTCGTATCCATTACTtgaacaggggtgtgcaaactgcaattttatatttcacattAATTTTTGAGTAGACTGTTTTAGAATTATGCTCTACAATACATTTCtattaaaaagtatttatttaagCCACATTTCCGCTTAATATCTTCATAAGAGATGCTCATCAAATAATTATAGGGACCAACTCGGTTAAATAGACCCTGTGCGATAAGCTGGACATGGAATCTGAATTGGAAatttttgacctacggtgccaatCAGAAAAGCCCAAATGTTGAACCACAAGGCCACGTGTAGTTAAGCTTTGCTTTTAGTGAAGGCGTGAAACGGTTGTTGAAAACAAATACCCAACCTATTATTCAACCTCACAGAAACTGCTCTTGGAGCTGCTCTCACCTACACAAGGACGGCAATGCTGAGACACCACAACAGAGACAAAGTGCCCGACATGGTCTGGGTAATAACGGATGGAGACGCGACAGATTCAGTCAAGAAAGCGGCAAGATTACTCAGAAAACAAAAAGTTGAGGTATTGAAAGatgtttataactttttatgCTTTTATGCTATGTTTTCACGCTTTCCACTTAAAACAAGTTTTATGCATGAGAAACTTCAATGACGATGCCAACAAGATCAGACTTTAAAACTGCTAGGCCACCGCGAACAATGTCGTTTTTAAGGGTCttgaataatttgaaacaaaattccaTGAATGTGACAGATTAGATAACGATATTTTTAAACTTCCATGTCTAATACAGTTAGGGAAAGAGGAAAACcactatttttttaataaaaaattgcctaaaagcaaggtcccgagcacTCAATCAATCAGACATACAAAAGCTTGATTTCTGATCTACTTATCGACGACCACTAAAGTTAGCAGAGTTACTGTAACTTTCGAGAACTGTGGCGTAAAGCTGCGCTATGATCAATACCGATCAATTCATTAATAAGATACATCGAGCAGCTCTTGTCAAATGGTCAGAAAAACACCCATGATGTATAGGGATTTCCACACAATTGAAGTTCTTCGAAAAAAATCTTTGGGCATAAACTTATTTGTTCAGTAGGTACATCGACAGtaattgcaaataaataaattaatatttcccTCTTCATTTTCAAGATTATCGCACTTGGAATCAAACAGCCTGGAGAACCGTTATCCATTAAGCAACTAGAAGAAATAACTGGCAACCCTGATAACGTCATCGAAGTCAAAGGAATGGAATCGCTCAAAGAGGAATTGAGAGGCCGAATCGTTGGGAAAATCTGTAAATTCTCATGTCCTCATTGTGAGTAGATTATGATATCTTTATTTTGGGAAGCAGCAGCTCCCAACCGGGGGACTGTGGACTTCGTCacagaaatatcaaaaaagcTTATGTGAGATTATTTAGAAAGTCAAAGTTGCATCTGTATTACGTTTGATCACTGCTATAGGTCATAGCGAGTCAGCATTTGACCGCGTCCCTATTATATAAGgtgaaaatgttcaaaattacaCTATAACTTATAGCAATATAAAACTAAAATTCAAAGGACTATAGAACATCCAATAGTGGGCAATTCTCAGTTAGTACATATTAAATTACATTGCAAAACCTCTTTAATTAAAACCTGctatttttgttgtttctgtATCACAttgagcaggggtgtgcaacttgtggcccgcgggccaaatgcgtccctcgaggaaaaattgtgcggcccgcggagaaatgCTAGTTTTGAATGAGGTGCAGCGaaattagtttttaatttaatctgaTATGTGCGGGTAATTCTAATCGCTTTGCGTTGCGAAGCCTATACCTAGTATGTATACGAATTTATAATGCCAACAGATATATTTCGGTTTCACCAAGTTATTTCTACCTGACCCTCTTGTATTAAAGGATGCACACCCCTGACATAAAGCGTTCGATTTGCTTTACCAACGTTACACAAAGATTTCAgaattattagaatttttaattaattaattatttttttaattaacagATCCACCAACTACGCCACCGCCACCACGTGAGTATAAGATTGttaattgaatattgaaatgcAGGGTCTACCAATTACCAGGTCGTTTGGAACATATTTCAGAGACAACATAGCTTTCGTGGAAAGCGTCATAGAtcactgaaacttttgggtacaattatACACAATCATTCAAAGTTATAATTATTTACATTATTTGGAAATAATTGAGAAGATTATGGCAATTCGGAATTAGATAGATTGTGATCCAAAATAATCTTGTAATCAAGCAATCTTTGCATTGAATAATAATGATTAAATGGAAACAAAGCATGGAATTGGGGTGGGGCAGGGTTTCAACCAGTACTCAAAgattattcaataaaattaatGAAGCCCCTATCATGAGAAACGTGAGAATTTATAGAATAAACTAATGTTGGGCGATACTCTCTAATCCCTGAGGTTATATCGAGTCAACCACTGACTTGTGTTGATGATGAGTTGGAGTTATTTAAGTGACTTCAAGATTTTGATAAATGGTGAATCGAGTTGCATTCTAGTCGAGTCAATTATTCTTTGGGCTCTCCCGACAGGAAGGGAAGTCAGAAAGTCTGAAGTTTCTATTTGCCTAGTTAGTTCGCTAGAAACGTGAATTTTCAAAActggtctaaaaagcgtttaaAAATTGCTATGCATGACAagaaaaatccttttttttacAGTTCGAAAGAGTAGGGGTTCCGACCCCCAAAATCTCCTGGCTACACCTCTGAATGGGACAGTCAAGATTTATCAAACTTATATTTatatgaattatttattttcacagCCAAATGTGATCCTAACCCACCCCCACCGCCGACTGGAGGTTCTGTAAATTGCGATAGCGATACCGCAGACATTGGAACGAAATGTGACTTCGTTTGCAAACCAGACTCTCAGCTCGAAGGACCCGAGGACGCAGTCTGTGAAGAAGATGGAAAGGGAGGTGCAAGATGGAGCCAAGAAGCCAAGAAATGTGTCAGTAAGTCAACCTGGTAATTTATTCCCAATAGTGAAAATACCGCGCTCTAATATACCTTGCTAAACGTTTCACAATTTTTCCACGTTTTTGCAACTGTTTGGTGATATTTTACGAACAACTGGGAAGGTGGCAACTGACTAAACGTAAATAACTATgtcttttaaaaaaaagtacGCTTCAGAAGTAtctgcaccaagatggcgcacagcctgaaccctaacctggtaaacatactatgttcaggttgtgcgccttcttggtgcacatacttctggagatcCAAAAGCATACTAATTTTGCTTTGTAGCATGGTCGACCATTAAAGAATAGacctatttataatcgggttaAAACTCATTGCCCACCGCCTTATTTAACCTAGACGGACAATGTGGAATCACAACAAAACAGTCCTTCTAACAATAGAAACTTTAAATTGACGCCAACATCGTAACAGCAATCAGCCAAAAATCAGAGCTTTCAAATAACCTTTTCCTTAGCAAaagcttcaaaattttcaataaaaattaatattaaaatcaaacataaataataggaaatcacaatgttgaaaacGTTGTTTTGCAAATATTGTCTTAGAACGCCATGCCCTTTTTGTGTATTGTACAGTTGTAGTCATCCTAATATATGGAGTCTATAAAGTctataaagaaaaaaagaaaattgcaAAGAAATTTTGtagatatcatatattgttttggctctcacggatgtattaaatgaaggaAAAATACTCAatcaattactgattaaaaaaacacACCTGGTTAAGActtattgagaactgactttataacaaaattgaaattgtaacaggaCTTTATCGACAACTTGTATATATTGATCAACGTAACTTGTTCAAAATAGAACGCTTTGCCTTTTCTTCTATTGTAAGGTTGTAATTATCTTTATAATACGCTGTCAgaattgtttttgattttatatttatacaatgaATCATTTTATCGCATGCGCGTTTCACGACTGAACGAGCGACTGAATCTATTACCAATAGACAACGGAATCGAACAAAATActtatattcattttaaatatatttttctcttcaaAACAAGTCGACTCACACTAATACAACGTATTCAATCCAAACACCGTATTATTTCTTCCTACAGAAAAATGCAAAAAGCCTCCTCCGCCAACCTACGGTACCGTAAAATGCAGTAACTTGGACAACAAACTAATTGTCGGTTCATCTTGCACATTCAAATGTAACGAAGGATATCAAGTTGTGGGGAAAAGAGAAACCGAGTGCGAAAGAGACGGAACATGGTCAGAAAAGGCACCAAAATGCGAACGTAAGTGAAGTATTTACCCTATGTGAGACCttatagatattttatttttttaatgtgagatcttttgtacaaagtccccgccaacgctcaaattaagaaaattagtaaatattcaGTTAGAGTTCGGGTTAAGAATGCAAATTTCGCTGAAAATTCCTATATTTGAATCATTCTTAATCCCAACTCTAACTTCAACGCAAGGCGTTTCTACAAATTTACAATCATATCCGaaagtatatattaatattatatgtatagttgtttaaatttaatcaaatctCTCTCCGAAAAGGGATTGTCATTGCTGACCTGCCGTGACACTCTTCACAAATCGACGCCATCGATACCTGTTCTGCGACATTTTGAACAACGACATTATAATCAAATAAACGGGTGTAAATAGTCAAATAATGAGTGAATTCACAAGTGTTACGTGAAAGACACTCTAGCGTTCCGCGTCATATTGTAATTTCGCATTTTTTTGAATGACATAttgtatataaatcaaatatacatataaaatttgCGCAGGGGTTTCTTGATTCTCTGAAATGTCTCATCAAGGATCTATCCCAACAAAAAGGTTTAAAACAACAGTACTGGAATATTAAAACGAATTGGATAAGTTTCAGCTACATTGCAGTATTTATTGCGGTATTCAataaggccataatttattccgattttccctatttttaattcttttacGAATTCCGGGAATAtatgtgttagccaattgaTTATATGCCCTACTTATGGGCTTCAGTCTCTCTACACAACTTTATGTTAAGCGgacaaacaaaattagctacctccatattggtacacatacttctagggCGTCATTTAATTTGCTGCGCTTATATATATTTGGCTTTTTAATACAGACTTAAAAGGTCTAAAATAGTATACGAATCAgatagtgaggttttatatccTAACCAAACTTTTTTTACGCAGCTCTTTGCAAGCCACACCCACCACCAGGACCAATCAATGGCGAAGTTGAATGCAACAACGAAAAAGCAATAATCGGAACTCGTTGTGATTTTGCTTGTAAGGTTGGATACTCGCTCCAGGGATCAGAGAAAACAATCTGCAAGAAAATTTCCAGTGGAAAAGCTGAATGGAGCCATAAGGCACCAACATGTACCAGTAAGTGAAAAAAGATTACATTTATCAATATCGATTGGGTCCTAAACTACCGACTACTTCTTTTCCTTCTATGCTTTTTTATCAGTGAATTCGTATGCGTGTAATACTATGATGCTGTGCAAGAGTGAAAATAACTACCCCAAATGATTTAGAGCAGAGGtttgcaacctgcggcccgggggcaaaatgcggcccacaaagaaaaaatgtgtggcccgcggagaagtgcgaATTTTGAATTGTGTGCGGCCCGCAATGCGAGTcttcaatttagtttaatctagtatatttaaataattttaattattttgcgTTGCAAAGCTCCTACCTATGTGCAATTATTCATTATGTCTACGACGTTAAACTTTTTTGTGCCTACAGCTATTATAAAACCTATGTTCGATAAAGGTACGGCCAGCGGTTCCACCCAGTTATTTAAAATCTGGCCTTCTTgaattgaaggttgcacacccctgatttaaagtCTTGCTACATACTAACTTTGATGTATATATTAGGAAGTCTTAACTTGGCCATAGCAAGCTTGAATATTTGTGTTAGTTGTGCAACAAGACTCGTGAATTTCATAGAATAGTTAATATCGTATCTTTTGTACCGAGACCCCGCTAAATAAATATTCCATCAACAATTAAAAATagcaaattagtaattattcagttagggTTAGAAATGCAGATTACATTCGaggttcattttttttttaaatcattcgtAACCCCTACTTTGACCCTGTTGTTTTAAAAACATGGCGGGGGTGCTTTTctcaaattttacattttgaatTGGTGGTggtggctttgtacaaaaaatcctTATTATTATATACGGCACATGCCTTAAAGCCCAGGGTCGAAGCGAGTCACAGTCGAGCGAGTCACAGCAGATTTAAGTCTAGagtaaaattcaaataatttaaaaaattcgaGTTACAAGTATGGCTTGGAATTTTAGAAcatctgatgatttcagaataaaaccgaatattttttttgaaatataatcaaagctcgaatacttggaagatatataattgtatgtgGCTTCTTAATGCAATGGATCCTCCAgataaataaattaatgaaaatatagaAACCGCCATACAACAAACAAGATGGCGGAGATTCGAAATTAATTTCGAAATTCAAATTTACAATTCGATTCAATTCAAAATGCCCAGTCTTAGGTACAAATCGACTCGACACTATATTAGTCAAAACCTGGGATACTAAGTCGGATCTGTAGTTTGGTGTATTTTCACTACATCCGAAGTTCGAGTTCGGAGTTCGTGTTTTTAAACTCTGGAGGTGAAGGTTGGAGTCCAAAATTTGGTGTTACTCCTAGACTGAGTCTGAATTTCAGACTTTCGATGacgataaaaatattgaaaaaaaataaaaattctctcTTCAACTGGAATCGGTAGCCGAGTTTCTGTTGAAACATTTATTTAAATGTCTCGAGACAGTTCTAACCTTTAATTAGGTCGAGTACAATTTAACTACAAGAAACGCTGACTTAAAATCTTATATAACAGAAAAATGCAAGAAGCCAGATCCTCCAACCTATGGTACCATCAAATGTGACGATAAATTAATCGTGGGATCGAAATGCGAGTTTAAATGTGAGGAAGGATACGAAATGGTTGGAAAACCAAAGACGATTTGCGAAAAGGCTGGAACGTGGAGTGAAAAAGAACCAAAATGCATACGTGAGATATTTTTTATACGTCAACTACATATAAGGCCCTGTAACAGTAGACATAGTGATACTACTTTTTGAGCATGAGGATCTTTCCAATTTTGACAAATTCAAGTGTTATCCATTAGAAATGGGAAATAAAAGCGGTACAACTCGCTCTATAGTAATAGTTTGAGATAGATAACAGTATACCTCAACATATAATAATAGCTCGGATAGAATACAACGTGTTAAATTCCACGCTATATTACTGGCTTGAGGTTGATCCCACCCCTTTTTTTTGGCGGTCCTCACTCTATCGTAGCGACGGATAAAGACGTCTTAATCAAGCGAAACTTCGAATAAATGTTCTAACACTCGCTAAATCACCGAATCGGCATATCCAAGACACACGTCTAATAGGAAACAAAAGGCGAATAATGAACATGAAATGAGTTTCGTGTAAGCTTCATATCAAGACTTAAAacctaaaatgaagaaaattcgAAAGAGTTGTTTtgagaaattttgtttttcaacttCTGTAacaatttttcgaaatattttggTTAATATTGCATCAAATTACAACTCTATACCAGCTTACTTACTTTCATGTACTATTCtggaataaattaattttgaaatttcaacatTCACCATTTTGTcttaaatttcacaattttaattCTCGCAATATTTATACAACAGCAAAATGCACGCCACACCCCCCACCGAAACCAGTAGATGGATTTGTTGATTGCGATAACGTCGTTGCAACCGCCGGAACAATCTGTCAATACAAATGTAAGAGTGGACATAAGCTAATTGGCTCAGAGAATACAGTCTGTGAAGAAACAGCTAGAGGTGTCGTAGAATGGAGCCACAAGGCACCAACGTGCAAAAGTAAGTAAGATTATCGGTGTAACAAATGGCACTccatgtgtgtaccaatatgaaggtaactaatttcgacAGGAGGTGTATTCACTCGGCTAGCACAGACAgtttccgaactcgtaatagaaataaaaaagggaaaattggaatcaaaatatgcaataaccttaacctggtacacacactacggtaGTACCTTTTTGGAATGTGAAAAAAAGTCTTTATCATACATAGAATTTTTTCGTAGCTCAAAACTCTTTTTAGACCACCAAGACCCTTGAAGACTCACCAGCTGCTACGGTCTGACTTGGCAATTATAAATTTCGAAACCACCTCCCAATGAATCCAATGAATTGTCTTTTGTGTCATTGTTCAAAAATTCTATACTAACatattgaacaatatttacaaataaatattcatacatATTAATCACTTTTGTTTACTGAACAGGAACTTGCGAAAAACCCGAAACAATAGACCACGGTACAGTCAAATGCGACAAACCGGACAAATCATTAATTGAAGGAGCCGTTTGCGACTTCGAATGCGACGATGGTTTTAATATGAAAGGACAGAAAAATGCGATATGCGAGGCTGATGGAACATGGAGTGCTAAGCCCCCAACTTGTGGAGGTAAGTGAACAATTTTTACCGTATTTTATGCGCGtgtaaaaatttgataatactAGTGTTAGGAAGTCCCGGGTCATTGACTTAAATCAGTGGATGCTTGAAGAGAACCTTGTTTAGAACTAAAGATGTAAAAATTAGAAGAAAGCTCAGTTCATCTGTCCAGTTTCGAGGGTGGTTGATATTTGGTGTAGGGACACATGTAAAAATTAGCAAGAGAGAAAATTTGTGTAAGGACACACGTCCAACTTAGCGAGGAGgtgggtgtttgaaattttagtggggggggggggggggtaggaGACCACTAAGTTAACACTAAACTGTTCATTTCCTGTAGAACCAAGTGAATGCGAGAAATGGAATGAATTTGAGAACGGAAAGATGACTTGCAAACCAAAGACAAAATTCGTTGAAGGAACCAGATGCGATTTTAAATGCGACGATGGCTACGTTATGATTCCAGGATGGAAAAATTACACAATGTGCAACGCTAGTGTAGTCAGTACTGAAGTCGGTTTAAAGACAGAGTTACATTGGACAAACCAATTACCGTGCTGCGGAAAAGGTACCGTTTATCATTAAAAGTTAGATTTAGTAATAAGTAACGAAATTAGCGAAACTTTTCTCCCAACTATAGTTTGAGTTTGAACGGCGTAGTTTTGAACTTCGTTCatgttttataataaatattcatttatcgTGAAATTGAATGAAGGCTGACCTTAAAAAATCTAACAAATCTAAAtgaatccaaaataaaaaaaatataagatcTGAAAATATATTAGTCACTGTCTTTAATTACTGATATAGTACTTTACTGTCGATAATTCTTAGACCAACATGTCGCCAAGAACACATTTTCTGCCACCATATTGTAGCCATCCCCGTTTAAGGCAATATGCTATGGTGAATATTTTGGACATTCTAAAATGGCTACTTCGCTTTCGAATGGCGGTGTGAAAACGCCAAATTGAGAACGACGCGGTTACAAAATCCAAGTTTAAATTTGTAGCATTTTATCAACCTAACCTGTTTCTATTCTTTATCAGTCCTTGAATATCGCAAAAAACTTCTATCTCAAAACTTTTTTCTCATATGAAATACAAAGCATTTTGCAAAATAGCGTTCCGTGCTGAACTTCAGAAA encodes:
- the LOC120346761 gene encoding uncharacterized protein LOC120346761; translated protein: MRILLLLGLALTVAGKECFEPMTVLPHGEVTCTSYDGAVGSSCELRCTDDKYELVRPMNSIVTCLPTGEWDKKFPCCQKCDKAADIVIVVDSSGSITRTDYGKMKHFIANVIGSFEDDKVQFSAVRFATNVDTRNKILFGEYGINDMVEKVELLPGPGGKTALGAALTYTRTAMLRHHNRDKVPDMVWVITDGDATDSVKKAARLLRKQKVEIIALGIKQPGEPLSIKQLEEITGNPDNVIEVKGMESLKEELRGRIVGKICKFSCPHYPPTTPPPPPKCDPNPPPPPTGGSVNCDSDTADIGTKCDFVCKPDSQLEGPEDAVCEEDGKGGARWSQEAKKCVKKCKKPPPPTYGTVKCSNLDNKLIVGSSCTFKCNEGYQVVGKRETECERDGTWSEKAPKCEPLCKPHPPPGPINGEVECNNEKAIIGTRCDFACKVGYSLQGSEKTICKKISSGKAEWSHKAPTCTKKCKKPDPPTYGTIKCDDKLIVGSKCEFKCEEGYEMVGKPKTICEKAGTWSEKEPKCIPKCTPHPPPKPVDGFVDCDNVVATAGTICQYKCKSGHKLIGSENTVCEETARGVVEWSHKAPTCKRTCEKPETIDHGTVKCDKPDKSLIEGAVCDFECDDGFNMKGQKNAICEADGTWSAKPPTCGEPSECEKWNEFENGKMTCKPKTKFVEGTRCDFKCDDGYVMIPGWKNYTMCNASVVSTEVGLKTELHWTNQLPCCGKVTCDKDAKMDLVIVMDSSGSINPLGKNGPDYYSKMKDFLVDLIDGFKGDGFHFGVVRFNTKVVKEDTILLDKYIGNKAGIKKAILGFDGPGGKTATAAAIKYVRKWVLPTGRKGVSDAILVVTDGAATDVKDLPAEIKAIRDGGVDTFALAIGPKVGETVDIIAGTEDNKIIISDMEGLTKELIDKVLSKFCSNTCEGK